The Microbacterium amylolyticum genome includes the window CCGCGTCGTGGTCGCAGCAACGCAGGCAGGTATCCCCTCGCCGGCGTTTAGCTCGTCGCTTGCGTACTACGACGGCATCCGCGCCGACCGTCTGCCGGCCGCTCTTGTGCAGGGTCAGCGTGACTTCTTCGGCGCGCACACCTACAAGCGCATTGACAAGGACGGCACGTTCCACACGCAGTGGTCGGGTGACCGTACCGAGATCGAGGCTGTCGACACGCACTAGCGTCTCCGCAGAACACGGGCGCCGCGGCAGGTTCTTCCTGCCGCGGCGCCCGTGTTTTGTGTGCAGGAGCTGGTGTTGGGAACCCCGAACGGACAAGCACCGCCGCGACCGGGGCACATCTTGCCAAGCGTGCCGCCAGCGTCTCCCCATCGCGAGTTCGGGCACCGCTCGCGAATCTGCGCACTATGTCGACGGCCGCGCCGGCAACGTCACGGTGAACGTCGTCGATCCCGGCACGCTGAGAACGGAGATATCGCCGTGGTGCGCCTCAACAATGGCCTTCGCGATCGACAAGCCCAGACCCGACCCTCCCGTTCGCCGATTGCGGCTACTGTCCGCGCGCGCGAATCGGGCGAATAGCGTGTCCTGCAGCTGGGGGGCGATTCCGGGCCCGGTGTCATGAACGGTCAATATCGCTCGGGTTGACGACCCCTCACCGACGGTGCGGAGCCCCACCGTCACCTGCGTGCCCTCGGGCGTATGCGTACGCGCATTCGCCAGCAGGTTGGTCACGACCTGCGTCAGTCGAGCCTTATCCCCGGCGACCAACACGGGCTCCTCCCCCACATCGGCGCCCCAGTCGTGTTCCATTCCCGCCATCGCCTGATCGCCGACCGCTTCGACAACAAGCTGGTTCAGGTCCACCATGTCGAAGGTGAGTTCCATCCCCTCGTCGAGCCGCGCGAGAAGCAGCAGGTCCTCGACCAGCCCGGTCATCCGCTGCGACTGAGCCTCAATCCGTTCGAGCGACTGCCGGCTCGATTCCGTCAGCTCAGGGTCACGCTGAGACAGTTCGCTATATCCGCGAATCGATGCGAGGGGTGTGCGCAGCTCGTGACTGGCATCCGCGACGAAGCGTCGCATCGTCTCTTCGTTGCGCTGACGCGCGGCGAGCGAGTCTTCCACGTGATCGAGAAGGGTGTTCAGGGCGAACCCCACCTGTCCGACCTCAGTTGATGGGTCGGACTGCTCTTCGGGAACCCGCTCGGCAATCGACACAACGCCTTCGTCGAGCTTCTGGCGCGAAACACGCGTTGCCGTCGCCGCGATTCCGCGCAGCGGCCGGAAACCGCGGCTAATCACACCGCTTGTCGCAAAGCCCAGCACGAGCATGCCACCGATGGTTGCCAGCGTGATGGACCACAGCATGCGGGTCA containing:
- a CDS encoding sensor histidine kinase; its protein translation is MTTDAPQQAEAEAAAPYPPQPVLRQRRGKRLTLQTRLMVTIFAIVAGILLVVSAVTGVMLNTVLAAQTDQQLTSAWENLSPQIGISAVHGTAADQLQGAQASPGTILVVESPFSGKSGAVVGDDLARYHLSPAQAEQVMKTARSAGDTTVNLHGLGTFRIVPVTQSGEIIGVLGISLGSERTVLTRMLWSITLATIGGMLVLGFATSGVISRGFRPLRGIAATATRVSRQKLDEGVVSIAERVPEEQSDPSTEVGQVGFALNTLLDHVEDSLAARQRNEETMRRFVADASHELRTPLASIRGYSELSQRDPELTESSRQSLERIEAQSQRMTGLVEDLLLLARLDEGMELTFDMVDLNQLVVEAVGDQAMAGMEHDWGADVGEEPVLVAGDKARLTQVVTNLLANARTHTPEGTQVTVGLRTVGEGSSTRAILTVHDTGPGIAPQLQDTLFARFARADSSRNRRTGGSGLGLSIAKAIVEAHHGDISVLSVPGSTTFTVTLPARPST